A window from Fragaria vesca subsp. vesca linkage group LG5, FraVesHawaii_1.0, whole genome shotgun sequence encodes these proteins:
- the LOC101314569 gene encoding uncharacterized protein LOC101314569, whose protein sequence is MAEIVEQHMNPRCNGDPRFLNKVDILVRTIGPSRPSRLQVSSSITVLDLRKLIAENYQLPLEKLKLIMRGNVLHDSKSGQDVNLHLKDGDSLIVAVKPKPPAKHLRDGFDDDDDEDDLKFQLPQSSSRWKRRVYAVLHDKLKLPDILLMAIFSLSLKMWVIIIMWFILAPVAHRWDVGPLYILGTGFGIILLNLGQRKAGDVSAYSIFNEDFRELPGTLNAERLDGDIRTGLQALEQVSSYRGSLAPVTSYWLHHMGR, encoded by the exons ATGGCTGAGATTGTAGAGCAACACATGAATCCCAGGTGCAATGGCGACCCTAGATTTCTTAACAAGGTTGACATCCTTGTACGGACCATCGGCCCATCTCGCCCTTCTCGTCTCCAAGTCTCCTCTTCAATCACT GTGCTTGACTTAAGAAAGTTGATTGCTGAAAATTATCAGTTACCATTAGAAAAGTTGAAGCTTATTATGCGAGGCAATGTGTTGCATGACAGCAAAAGTGGGCAAGATGTGAATCTCCATCTCAAGGATGGCG ATTCTCTTATTGTTGCTGTCAAACCAAAGCCACCAGCTAAGCATCTTCGGGATGGATTTGATGATGATGACGATGAAGATGATCTG AAGTTTCAGCTTCCTCAGTCTTCAAGCCGGTGGAAGAGGAGAGTTTATGCTGTTCTACATGATAAGTTGAAGCTTCCTG ATATTCTTTTGATGGCCATTTTCTCTCTCAGTTTGAAGATGTGGGTAATTATCATTATGTGGTTTATATTGGCACCTGTGGCCCACAGATGGGATGTTGGCCCTTTATAT ATACTAGGCACCGGTTTTGGTATCATTCTTCTGAATCTAGGACAGCGGAAGGCTGGCGATGTCAG TGCATATTCGATTTTCAATGAAGATTTTAGAGAGCTTCCAGGGACCCTTAATGCAGAACGTCTTGATGGGGACATACGAACAG GGTTGCAAGCGCTGGAACAAGTAAGTTCTTACCGTGGCTCGCTTGCCCCCGTCACCTCATACTGGCTTCACCACATGGGTCGCTAG
- the LOC101309843 gene encoding protein phosphatase 2C 29-like, with protein MGSGVSTLSSCFRSANRTPDQNDVVFSASEQLDETLGHSFCYVRSSARFLSPTQSDRFLSPSNSLRFSPPHEAATRARVGLHETGFKAISGASVSANSSTPRTVLQLDNIYDDATESVLGGFGGGVRGSIVNGFESTSSFSALPLQPAPRGGEPSGPMERGGFFLSGPIERGALSGPLESNPPGPDGQVHFSAPLGGLYPKKRRKKGISGIRKAFYRNFEKKQRPWVVPVLNNFAGRKEGPAANGEEHEQQGRSNECNVQWALGKAGEDRVHVVVSEEQGWLFVGIYDGFNGPDAPEFLMGNLYRAFYNELQGLFWEVDEEEAQDAGGEAKIDGEVSEAGNVLNSNPSPVGDRTKRVTFQPEGRRRRLWELLREAEAEEGLDLSGSERFAFSVDDALTVSNAGTAGSAESRRWLLLSKLKQGLSKHREGQGNGKKLFPWRFGLEDKEKVEVENRVEERSAPPGRKRKEGPVDHELVLRALSRALHVTELAYLDMTDKVIDTNPELALMGSCLLVVLMRDEDVYVMNVGDSRAIVAHYEPEEVGSSMNSEGQKDNGLSAEDITEASSAVGDEAPTQAMRLAALQLSTDHSTSIEEEVIRIKNEHPDDKNCILNDRVKGRLKVTRAFGAGFLKQPKFNAPLLEMFRNEYIGTAPYISCLPSLRHHRLCPSDQFLILSSDGLYQYLTNQEVVSHVENFMEKFPEGDPAQHLIEELLFRAAKKAGMDFHELLDIPQGDRRKYHDDVTVMVISLEGRIWKSSGKYL; from the exons ATGGGAAGTGGAGTCTCCACCCTCTCCTCTTGCTTCAGATCGGCCAACCGTACTCCCGACCAAAACGACGTCGTCTTCTCCGCCTCCGAGCAGCTCGACGAAACCCTAGGCCATTCCTTCTGCTACGTCAGGTCCTCGGCTCGGTTTCTCTCGCCGACTCAGTCGGATCGCTTTCTTTCCCCTTCCAACTCGCTCCGCTTCTCGCCGCCGCACGAGGCGGCGACCCGCGCCCGGGTCGGGTTGCACGAGACCGGGTTCAAGGCAATCTCCGGCGCGTCCGTCAGTGCCAACAGCTCCACGCCGAGGACTGTGCTGCAGCTTGATAATATTTACGACGATGCCACTGAGAGTGTCCTCGGCGGCTTCGGCGGCGGAGTCAGGGGCAGTATTGTCAATGGTTTCGAGAGTACGTCGTCGTTTAGTGCTCTGCCGCTTCAGCCGGCGCCGCGTGGCGGCGAGCCGTCCGGGCCAATGGAGCGGGGCGGGTTCTTTCTCTCGGGTCCGATAGAGCGCGGCGCTCTCTCCGGTCCGCTTGAGTCCAACCCGCCCGGACCGGACGGGCAGGTCCACTTCTCGGCGCCGCTCGGCGGTCTTTACCCCAAGAAGCGGCGGAAGAAGGGCATTTCCGGGATCCGCAAGGCGTTTTACCGCAACTTCGAGAAGAAGCAACGGCCGTGGGTGGTCCCGGTGCTGAATAACTTCGCCGGCCGGAAGGAGGGGCCGGCGGCGAACGGGGAGGAGCACGAGCAGCAGGGGAGGAGCAACGAGTGCAATGTCCAGTGGGCTCTCGGCAAAGCCGGAGAGGACCGTGTACATGTGGTGGTTTCGGAGGAGCAAGGGTGGCTGTTTGTTGGGATTTATGATGGGTTTAACGGCCCCGATGCGCCGGAGTTCTTGATGGGGAATCTTTACCGTGCGTTTTACAATGAGCTTCAGGGCTTGTTTTGGGAGGTTGATGAGGAGGAGGCTCAAGATG CTGGTGGGGAGGCTAAAATTGATGGCGAGGTTTCAGAAGCTGGAAATGTGTTGAATTCAAATCCCTCTCCGGTGGGGGATAGGACAAAGAGAGTGACATTTCAACCAGAGGGGAGGAGGAGGCGGCTGTGGGAGTTACTCCGCGAGGCTGAGGCTGAAGAGGGGCTTGACCTTTCAGGTTCAGAGAGGTTTGCGTTTTCTGTGGATGATGCGCTTACTGTCAGCAATGCAGGTACGGCTGGTTCTGCAGAGAGTAGGAGGTGGCTTTTGTTGTCGAAATTGAAACAGGGATTGTCTAAGCATAGGGAGGGCCAGGGTAATGGTAAGAAGTTGTTTCCGTGGAGGTTTGGTTTGGAGGATAAAGAGAAGGTTGAGGTTGAGAATAGAGTGGAGGAGAGGTCTGCTCCACCTGGTAGGAAAAGGAAGGAGGGTCCGGTCGATCATGAATTGGTGTTGAGGGCATTGTCGAGGGCTTTACATGTGACCGAGCTTGCTTATTTGGATATGACAGATAAGGTCATTGATACCAATCCAGAGCTTGCTTTGATGGGGTCGTGCTTGTTGGTTGTGCTAATGAGGGATGAGGATGTGTATGTAATGAATGTGGGGGATAGTAGGGCAATTGTTGCGCATTATGAGCCGGAGGAAGTTGGTTCAAGCATGAACTCGGAGGGGCAGAAGGACAATGGGTTGAGTGCTGAGGACATAACTGAGGCATCCTCAGCTGTGGGCGATGAGGCTCCTACTCAAGCAATGAGATTGGCTGCATTGCAGCTGTCCACTGATCACAGCACGAGCATTGAAGAA GAAGTGATAAGAATCAAGAATGAGCACCCAGATGACAAAAACTGTATTCTCAATGATAGAGTGAAAGGTCGTCTTAAGGTCACTAGAGCATTTGGGGCAGGCTTCCTGAAACAG CCCAAGTTCAATGCTCCACTATTGGAAATGTTTCGGAATGAGTACATTGGTACTGCACCATACATCTCATGTTTACCTTCTCTTCGCCACCACAGGCTCTGCCCTAGTGATCAGTTTTTGATTCTCTCATCTGACGGTCTTTATCAGTATCTAACCAATCAGGAAGTTGTTTCTCATGTGGAGAATTTCATGGAGAAGTTTCCTGAGGGAGACCCTGCACAACACCTGATAGAGGAGCTTCTTTTCCGTGCTGCAAAGAAAGCCG